CGCTCCATTTTCCATGTGGCACAGTTTCCACGCCACAAGCTCCTTCGCCTTCTCCCGCTTCCCCCGCTTCACCCACACCAGCCAAGGCATTGACCAACTTACCTTAATTGAATCCAAGTTCTTATCGCTAGCCAAAGTTTCTAAACAATATCTTATCATGCTAGCGAGTGCAAACTTTGCCGCACTATCGCCAGGTTTTTGGTAAACACAGTCAGCTGGCCTAAtatcaattaattaaaagcgaAAGTGCTTGACAACGACATAAATAAGCTGGTCAAACGTTAGTTAAACTTTGCTAAGTAAAGTATCTTAACTATTTCATAGTTTCCGTCTCTGCAGCAACTTCAAAATCGATTGAGTGCTTAAATGATGCCCATCCGGGCGCCAAGTATATTTTTTTGCTGGAATACAAGGAGCTTGAATATTGGAAGTCCAGTTCTGACAAAGTTTGCTTGCTTAACTTCAGTTAATTAAAAGCGAAAGTGCTTTTGAGCGAGAGAAATAAGCAGgccaaaataaatgaatactTTCAGCGAATGGCATTAAATATTGAGCGGCCAGGGTCTCTCAAACATTTATGAGAATTTCTTATTTTCTGGCCCGCCCCGGGCAGAGCTTACCTCATTTGAAATGCATCCAAAAATTGACGCAGCCCAGCCGCATTAAGTAATGGGTGGCACTCGGTGCCCAGAGGAAGTCACGCAGCCACAACGCCGGAATATTCATTTAATCAAGTGGCCTAAGACTCGGTTTTCCTTACAGCTTGTTTTTCCCGCTACCCCCTCCTCCATCCGTTTTATTTCCCGGTCACGTCAAATGGGAAGCAGCTCAGATCATCTTGTGTGACATTGGGTGTGTTGGTGGTCGTAAAAGCGGGCTGAACGCCTTTTAATCGCCGCTGTTAACGTGCAACgttgcgtatgcgcaattttCTGTCATTTTTATTGCTGATGAACATCGCAAAATTACAGCAACACtctgccacacacacacacgtattCAATGTCAATCATCATTTGCagcaatttattattataataataaatgttcAGGGCTCTTCCCTTGGGTAAGGGCGGCTCCCCAGCCGCCGCAGCTGAAAAAATGCTTGCCTTCTTTTCTTGCCAACGTAAAGTGTGTGTTTTCTTTCAAGTAGTTAACATGGAAAACGTTGAACAAATCGCATTAATTGCTGTTGTGGCAGTGGCGGGGAGGTTGGGACCGGGGAATGGGCCAACTAAATGCTGAGGATGTGGGGCTTAATGCGGGACAACTTTTGTCGGAGCCCGCATGTGAGCATGTGTGCGAGGATGTGCTTTTTAAGTACCGCTATGACAGGCAGTAAAAACAACTTAACTTGGCttgccaagccaagccaaagcAAACCGAAAACCCAAGGCATTGTTGAGCTGTTAATGAAAAGTCAACTTGATTTCATGCCAGACCAGCCAGCCAACCATCCAACcaggcagccagccagccaagcAGTCACCCAGCCGTCCAAAAGCCGAGGCTTTCTTCCTTCCTGCTCGTTTGGTCCTTCAGCGCCTTCACAACTGTGTCGCATGCAAAGCCAATGTGCAACAAGATGGCAAGAAGAGCAAGGCTCTCTGAGCCCAAAAGCGTAGCAACTGAAAAAACTTTCACTTTATCATTAAGCCTGACGGGTGAACTTTTTCGAGTGGCTGTGCTGCGTCGTGTGTGGCCAGTTTCCCAGGCTCTGGCAGGACTCTCTATATTGAAACATAAATAGAATTATAAATACTCTACAGGCATCGTCCTCACTCGTGAgaacatgtgtgtgtgtgtgtgtgaaaaaTCAGTTAAAGTTATTGCATGTCGTCGCAGCTCGACATAGACAAATGTTGCTCTTGTCACAagtggagcagcagcagcaacatcagccaCTCCTGGCCCACCCACGTCAACTGGCTGTCTTCGTGTGCCTGTTGCCAACTTGACGAAAATTGAATTTCGAAACATGCTGGCTAAAAAGAAAATGTACAAAAACGAACCAGCAAAGGACTATAAAAAAACGACGGCAccgaaaatgaaacaaaacaaCACTAGCTGGCAAATAGAGAAACATTTCAGCGGCAaaaacggcaacaacaaccatGAAAATGACAGCGTAAAGCCGGCAAATGCAACAACaatagctgctgctgctgctgctgaagcaacaaaaacaaatgccaaCAAAATGGCGGCTGTTAAAGTGCGAAAAACGCGTGGAAAACTGTTTGAACAGCAAGGAGCTGCTGCGGCAAAGGAATTGAGCgaacgcagcagcaacacaacaacaacaactgtatTTAGTGCCGCCATCATCGCTagacgtgtgtgtgtgggtgtgtgagCTGCGCTAAGTGCCTTTGcgcttcgtccttcgtccttctaCTTACCCAAAAGCACCCCTCCCCCTATTACTATGCCCCCCTTTTCGCCATCGCCCTTTATTGTCCTTGTTTGCCTGTTATGTTTTTTAGCTTTACGTAAATTGCGTAAATTGTGTGCATTTTATTACGCTACACTTCATGCTGTCACGCCCCCCAAACTCCACTTCCGCTTCCGCCGCCACCTCCATACGTCAACtcttttttcattttcgcAAACATTTTGCCAACATTTCTGTTGGCTCCTCTGTCAGCACGACGAAAATGTCTTCGTCAGTTTTATTAGGTGAGAACTGTGAGTTACACGGGCGCACTTATGTATGCTGCTatgttgtgtgtgttttgtaaATTGTGGCCATGTTTTATGGTTTGATTGCCTCGAAAATAAGCCTTCAGTTTTGACCCATTTCAAGCCAAATTAATGTACATTTTTCGTCCATCTATACGGGGACAGGCAAACAAGCAGCTCAGCCCTGCCCCGTCACTCAATTCCACCTTTAATAACACATTTTTCTTTTGGGCTAATTGATACGCCTGACGGCATCGCGTGACCAAAACTGAACGCTAAACGACAAAGATAAAAACAGAAGAAGAAATAAAAGCGacagaaaaagaaaacgaaaaccaaaatcaaatcGCAGGGCGCCGCCAACAAAACTTCCACGCGACGGCGTTCAAGTTCATTGCCATTTAGGCCAAAATTGGCGCAGGCGGAACTTGTCTTTGGGCCAAAAAGCACGAAGGAAGCCAAAAgtacaaaaatacaaaactaCAGCAACcgcaaacgaaaacaaaaccaaaaacaataacaattcgAATACAAAGTACAaggaaaacacacacacacagggcTATTTTTGGGAACGCACGTAGCACTCGCAGCCGCCGAAATTGCTGGTGAAAATTGAGGCATTAAATTGCACTCGATCGACGGACGGATTTTGTGCGCACGGATCGAGCAGAACGGTTGCCAGCACGTTTGTGCGGATTccgaaaagaaaataaataaataaatgaaagcCCATCACTTGATGAATGCGGCGGGCATTTAACGCATTTTGTTGCAATTAATAGTTGCCGCTTGCTGGTCTTAGGGAGTGTGTTGTGGTGTGCGAAAATTGTTGGTTGCTTGCCAACCGCGGAAAATCGGCATCTTTCAAAAAGCGAAAATCTCACATTCCGCCATCAAGTGGTTGCAAATGAGATTTTTGCCCGCCAGCTTGCTGGCGAACTCATTGCTCTCGTAAAACACGGAAAATGCACTCAAAATGCAGTCGAAATTGCATTTAACACCATTTTCCGGCGGGTATGAGGAGGGGGGAGGTATGAGGGATGTtacttttgatttatttgcatgACAAACGGGTTAATTACAGCATGTTGCGGCGGCTGCAGCACGGCAGTAATACCACCATCAGAAGGCTAACAAAAACAGGATTTTTTGTTGAGCTTGCATAGCCTCAATTGTTGCATGCCCCGCTGCAGTTCGATGATGCAACACCGAGCTGGGACATTGTGGGCGTTTGCCAGTGGCGCCAATGATCCAATGCGAAGCACACATGTATTTATGGGAAAATGTTTTTGGCAATTGACAAGCGAAGTTTCGGAGCCCCCCAAAAGGCAGCAACTTGGCACCGGGAGGTGCAACGTCATTTATTACACACAGCACGGACAGCCAGCGTTTCTTTGTTATTTGATTGAGCTTGAGGCCGGCATTGAGTGTGTGTCCATAAcggaatttttatttattaaatgcgAGTCGCTGGCCATCGCCTGTGCCGTTGTGTAATTTATCACAGCCTGGCCGGTCAGAAAGGAATTTTCTGCGGGATTTAATGCCATGACAATGGGTGAGAAGCGGTGGAAAAAGCCACGACCGGCGGGGAGGGGCGATGCTGGTGGGGGGGGGCTGGCTGTGTGTGGAGTGTGGCAATGCATAACGCATTAACAAACGGCTTTCAGCTGCATATTGGCTTTTGTGATTAACGCTCACACATGCAGCGCGGCAAACGCATTAAAACACTGATACCCTTGTTGCTGAAACAGGCTATCGATATCGTCCACTTAACCCATGTGTGGCCGAAACTATCGCAAAATATGTATTATGGGAaaacttaaatatataaaaaggTTTAAAAATTAAGACGGGCTTATCGCAGTTTATTTTAAAGCCATAATTAGTATTttgctaaaaataaattaatataaccAGCTAAAGTCACTGTTTGGGCGCTACGTAAAACTTTGCAGCTTCAGCTTATGGCTTAACTGCGCAATGGGTTAACTGCGaactgttttttcaatattataACGACTGTTAAATGCCACAAATTGTTTAATGCGTCGGGTTGCACTCTGCCCACTCATGCACCACTACCCCCACAGTATGGTCCACCTCCAACTTGCGATGGTGTTGAATCCACCTCGCAACCACCGAGcgatttatgcaaatgcaaccaatGCACTTAGCGccgttaaataaacaaaagcatTATCAGCAccagctccagcagcagcaggcagaCACAGAATGCAAAATGCAGAAATGCAAGACAATGCATTAAATTCCCTTTGCTGATGTGTGGAGCGAAGCCACagaacggcagcagcagcagcaacacacaTCAAAAATTCACTATGCAACTTATCTAAATGCACTAAATTACACATTAAGCAAGTATCTTAAATCAAGaactgcacacacacactgacacaATCTAAGCGCATAAACAAGAGGAACAAGCCGGCCGGAATGCAAATTCGCAGTAAGATGGCTGGCAAATTGAGTTGGCACGGTCAGGGACTTCGGATTGCGGATTGCGGATTGCGGACTACTTGCCCTAGCTGCTTAATTTGCGTGCGAGCTTATATTTTTTGCTCCCACTGTTGCCGAGCCAGAGCCACTCGGCCTGCCCTCCATCGATTATGTAAATGCGAAAATGCACATTAAATGCATTGAATTCCATTACGAACGCATCaccagcatcatcatcatctccaGCTTCGCAGTAGTCGCAGTAGTCGAGGTAGTCGTATGAGTGAACGTTGTAAGCCCGGCAACAGACTCCACCGACAGGCAGTGTGATTCGGTGGCGGAGATCTCAGCTCTGGGCACCCATTGTCTTGCGGTCTGGCGAATTTATAGCTTGGCAACTACTGGCCGGCACAATGAAGTCATTTGCTGAGGGGAATGTTCGGCGGTCGTCGCGGCAAGTGAAAATGCCTGGCCCGAATATCGTAAATCGTTTGCTGGTTGCTTGTCTGTTTCGCGGAGGTATTTTCATTAGCCAAACACAAATTGAGGCAACACGACACGACACACAAAACCGAAAGAAAAACACTTAACATCAACACGAAAAAGACTAAGCAAGCAACAAGGCTAAAGGCGAACGAACAGAAGGGGGCTTGGCGGGGTTTAGGCCAAGTCGAGCTCAACGTGGCTCAGATCGGCTCAGTGGCACTGAGCCACTCGTACAGAGCGAGAAAAACCAACAGAGACCAACAGACTGTTCAAGCGTCTGTGGAGCCGCGCTTGCCACGCATTTGTGCCTGGTTTGGGCCCTTTTTCCGATGTTGGCCAATGACCAAACAGAAGCTTACAGGTATTCATGGCCGCCTGCCTGCCTGTTCGGTGGTTATAATTTGCGCACTGGGCAGCGGGCAGCGCCCATAATTTGGTGGTCTGTCCGCCGAGAGGATGTGTGAAAATTTCAATGTCGGCCTGGGGCGTTTGAAAATGCAGCTGGCCGCGCAAATGTGCATTCAAATGGATCTTTTGTTTGCCGGCTTTCACTGCTGACGCCGCTTGGCATTTGTGTGTTTGGCAACGCATTTCACACTTTGAGTGGTGAAAATCTCTCTGACGCACAACTCAAAAACTGAACCCAAAGCTGAAATCATCGAAATATAATCtctgaaaaaaaagaaaaccctGGAAAATGGTGTGGGATACTCAGGAGTGCAGCAATCAAGATGACGATTTCGAACGGCCCAGCAGGACACTGATTTTGGTCATCTTCACCCTCGCCGTGTTTCTCAAGTTGTTCATCATTCTGTTGGAGATTATGTCCTGAAGGAATTACCTGCAATGAGAGAAGGGAAAAGGTCGTAATTAGTTGCtgttttctttcattttccCCATTTACAAAGATACGTGTAAACAAAGAACTATAAAAAACCGATTCAGTGGGATCAAATGTTGAAGTGACTGCAGTTTTAGTTTGATCTTTTCTTTCACAGGACTCAAATTTCACGGCGGGTGAGTTGCCTTTCCGTTTCGCTTCGTCACTTCTTCGCTCgtttccacattttttgggTATTCGATTACAGAAAGGTTTTCGTTATTAGCCTTTGTCCTCATCAGCGTTTgacttttcccatttcccgcGCAAACAAAGCGGTAGGAATGCGGAAAAAACCGCAAGGGTAAAACATAATTTCATTTGGCCTGCTGTGCAGAACAGTGAAAATAATTTGACAActtacttaaaaatatgtcACATGAAGAAGGTCAAAACTTGGTGGCTAGGCAGCCGTAAAAAGGGTTGCCACCCCAACCCCAGAAGCCCCgcagcaaaacacacacaagcgTGCCTCAAGTAGCCTCGCTTGTGTCTGgaaaatcaaaatgaaaatccaaaaaaaagaaaggggGTAGCAACTTTTATTAAAAGCTGTCAGCGCGGCAAAACCCCAAAACATATTGCTCCGCTTGGGTTTCACTTCTCCGCCAGCCAGCCAAAGTTGAAACGTCATCGTGGCTTCATTACGAATTCTTCGAATGCTCCGCACCTTTTGGTGAAAAAGTTAGCTGCCTGCGTGTTGTCCTTTGATCAAGTTCCATTTTGATTCTCACCTGTCTGGCGGCCAGCAGCTGTTCTTTGATGTCCTGTGCCGGCGACAAGGACTCAAAAGGACGAGGATAAGCCACGAAGGAGCGCATCAGGCATGCATAAAGCGAAGGCCCAAATTAGCCCAATTGACAACTCGCAAAAGGGTTGGCTAACTCTgttaggagcagggaaggaTCGGGCTATCCCTGATATGGATATAGCCATGCACAGTCCCTAATTAGAATCGATTTGGCTCGAGGGAGATCCTTTTAGCCCGCACCCGCGCTCGCGACCCAtcaaaaaacaattaacaatttgaggcactcaataaaatatttaaatgctaaAGCAAAGTGAATCTGATGGGCTGAACCCTTTTTCCAACCTTCGAGTGGCAAGCGGGAAAGTGGAAAAGGAACCCAGAGCGAAGGCAAACAATGATAAATTACAAATGAAATTGTAAAAGGCGCAACAGCCAGAGGAAATTAAGAACAAAGAAAGCGCGGATAACAGAAAGTGGTAGACGAAGAACACGGCGCGCAATTAACGCGGACAGAATGTGCCACGCCCCATTTCGGCTGACATTTCGGGGGGCGCATTCCATTTGGCCATGTCGACTCAATGATTACTTTCGCCTTTGATTAATTTGAGCTCATCGATATTCCCGATGTGCAACCCTTTTTTCGACATTCGCCCGTTGGCCTAATTGCTTGCCTAATTTAATTGCCACGAGTGTAATTTGTGCCGGTCAACTGACATCTGTGACAATCGGACGACAGGCCATGGAACTCGAAGGCAGGACCTTTGCTCTTTGGTCCCGTACACTTCCATTCACCGGGCTGCAAGTCTCTAATCAGTGCATTTGATTAATGGTAACTGAGCTCCAATTCTCCGAGCCAACTTTTCCTTTTTGAGGCGACCAACTTGGGCGGAGGTGTTTCCAAGCACACCTTGGAGCAAACCACAAAGTCATTTCCGCACTTTTCGGCCAGCATCATTAATTacaaaaaccaataaaagTGTTGGCCGAGCATTTAGGCCAAAATAAGTTGTCATCATTAGTAACAGTTACAAGTTGACCAGACAAACAGGGAGAATATAAAAAAGGCAACGCAAAAGTCTGCGCTCGTAGAACTCGACTAAGTAATACTCTCAGGggaaaactttaaacttttaGGTTCATGAAAGAAATATTATGGtaatgttttcatttgttCATTCAAAAGTTCATTCTATAAGTTGATTTCTACAACACTCTTCTCAGTTAGATAACCACTTTGATACACTGTTTTTTCGCTAGCTAGCTCTCAACCTTTCACATCCTTTTCAAGTCGAATAAACAAGGATGGCCCAGATGAAATACGGGCAACTGACAGAGACAAGGCGCCTCGGTTACTTGCAAACAAATTGCCAACAATTGATGAATGTCTGGTAATGAGACGCGCCGCTCAACATGGTCCAAATAAAATGGTAGAAAAAAACTTAAGCTAAACGCAACTAAAACTCTGTCAAAAGCGGCGAATGGGGAAGGGAAAGCGGGAAAACTCTAGGCGCCAGGCGGAGGAAAATGGCCTTTTGTATTGGGCCTATAAATAAATAGGCTTTCcaatatatacacacactaacacacacacacacacacacaatcgtGTGTTTGGTACACTAAAGCCATTCGGAAAGCAATCTGTGTAAAAGTAACGTAGTCATTAATCATTATCATATAAACATCAATTGGTGTTTAGAGTGTTTGAAAATTGGGGGTAAAGAAGAGAAGCCCGGGGAGCGGAGGAAAATCTCGTTTTTTTTCGGAAGGGGCTGCATGTCTTGGCCAATGTTATTGATTGGCCATTCAGTTGGTATCGCAGTCGTTGGCCGTCTCAAGGAGCGCAGACAGCCGATTCAGCCAAAAAATGAGAACGTAAGAAATTGGAAAAgaaatcgaaatgaaattTACCGTAAATAAAAACATACCAAAATGGAGGGAGTCCCAATGTAAGTAgaatgaaaaatttaatttataactgTATATATATTGGGCATCTCTTCCGCAACTTCCACTTCCCTTCGATTGGCCCCAAACAAGAAAATACGAGAAAGAATCTTTGGGAAGCTGCTTCAAAGGTTTCCTGTTTGGCCCGATTCAATGCATTAAGGCGAAATCATCTTAGccgaaatcaaataaaagcgacagacacacacacacacacactgacaaACTACGGTGGCCAAGATATAAATCAACAGAAATAAGACAAATTTTCGGAAGCAACTTGCGGAGTCTCCTCCACAGCTGGCACCTAATCAAAGGAGCCGACAGACAGAGCGACACAGAATTACATGTAATCAATTTGTCATAATAACCATCAGGAGgggtatatacatatatgtacacgTATATCATTTTATCAGATAGAATGGGTCTTTAGCTGAGTCATTTAGCGACAGTTAACCTTGAACCTCttgaaatgaaaacgaaaccCCTCAAATGAGGCGCAAATCTTTAAGTCCCAATCCTTCGGATGGCCACATACAATTTATCAACtcccacacactcacactactcattaatatttcatatttatttcgAGTTTCTGTTTTCCTTATTCACAGCAGAGCATTCGACTCGATAAAGACAGCC
This genomic interval from Drosophila mauritiana strain mau12 chromosome 2R, ASM438214v1, whole genome shotgun sequence contains the following:
- the LOC117138489 gene encoding uncharacterized protein LOC117138489; this encodes MRSFVAYPRPFESLSPAQDIKEQLLAARQVRIKMELDQRTTRRQLTFSPKGAEHSKNS
- the LOC117138490 gene encoding uncharacterized protein LOC117138490, whose translation is MVWDTQECSNQDDDFERPSRTLILVIFTLAVFLKLFIILLEIMS